A region from the Aegilops tauschii subsp. strangulata cultivar AL8/78 chromosome 5, Aet v6.0, whole genome shotgun sequence genome encodes:
- the LOC109735205 gene encoding uncharacterized protein isoform X2 codes for MTWSDSLWRGWGWSSFQQKSTTMSRWSTSREWFPRCLANALCKKMGSLQSTRQLKAVLQSKFSQVPSSTPASSSDLLHHSGTSHGDGDGGRHAVGLAGGGGNARRPLVLRRTSSACDSHGWWRTRSAVGADVQDQHDRCRREIHCQGEEAQEAFLDLGDFTSGLNYLVRGHGLRHEGDKHGVKIIHEVHDGLNSGSVKQI; via the exons ATGACATGGAGTGATTCGCTGTGGAGAGGATGGGGCTGGAGTTCATTTCAACAAAAGAGCACTACCATGTCAAG GTGGTCGACAAGCAGGGAATGGTTTCCAAGATGTCTTGCAAATGCACTGTGCAAGAAGATGGGAAGCTTGCAATCGACAAG ACAATTGAAAGCAGTGCTACAGTCCAAATTTAGCCAAGTCCCCTCTTCTACGCCGGCGTCCTCCTCCGATCTGTTGCATCACAGTGGGACGAGTCATGGCGATGGTGACGGCGGCCGGCATGCTGTGGGGCTAGCTGGTGGGGGCGGCAACGCACGACGACCGCTTGTGTTGAGGCGCACGTCCAGTGCTTGCGACAGCCATGGATGGTGGCGTACAAGATCTGCGGTTGGTGCCGATGTGCAAGATCAACATGACCGTTGCCGCCGCGAGATTCATTGTCAAG GGGAGGAAGCACAAGAAGCTTTTCTGGATCTCGGCGATTTCACCTCTGGTCTCAATTATCTTGTCCGTGGCCATGGTCTACGCCACGAAGGGGACAAGCACGGCGTGAAGATCATCCACGAGGTGCATGACGGCCTGAACTCGGGCTCCGTCAAGCAGATATAG
- the LOC109735205 gene encoding uncharacterized protein isoform X1 has translation MGLEFISTKEHYHVKVVDKQGMVSKMSCKCTVQEDGKLAIDKNIFRHMGMLCEHSVGFRQLKAVLQSKFSQVPSSTPASSSDLLHHSGTSHGDGDGGRHAVGLAGGGGNARRPLVLRRTSSACDSHGWWRTRSAVGADVQDQHDRCRREIHCQGEEAQEAFLDLGDFTSGLNYLVRGHGLRHEGDKHGVKIIHEVHDGLNSGSVKQI, from the exons ATGGGGCTGGAGTTCATTTCAACAAAAGAGCACTACCATGTCAAG GTGGTCGACAAGCAGGGAATGGTTTCCAAGATGTCTTGCAAATGCACTGTGCAAGAAGATGGGAAGCTTGCAATCGACAAG AATATTTTCAGGCATATGGGAATGTTGTGCGAACATTCTGTTGGTTTCAGACAATTGAAAGCAGTGCTACAGTCCAAATTTAGCCAAGTCCCCTCTTCTACGCCGGCGTCCTCCTCCGATCTGTTGCATCACAGTGGGACGAGTCATGGCGATGGTGACGGCGGCCGGCATGCTGTGGGGCTAGCTGGTGGGGGCGGCAACGCACGACGACCGCTTGTGTTGAGGCGCACGTCCAGTGCTTGCGACAGCCATGGATGGTGGCGTACAAGATCTGCGGTTGGTGCCGATGTGCAAGATCAACATGACCGTTGCCGCCGCGAGATTCATTGTCAAG GGGAGGAAGCACAAGAAGCTTTTCTGGATCTCGGCGATTTCACCTCTGGTCTCAATTATCTTGTCCGTGGCCATGGTCTACGCCACGAAGGGGACAAGCACGGCGTGAAGATCATCCACGAGGTGCATGACGGCCTGAACTCGGGCTCCGTCAAGCAGATATAG